The Streptomyces sp. NBC_00659 genomic interval GTCGATTGGGCGTGCGCTGCGCGGGTCGTTCCGTCATCTGCGGTGCGGTCTCCTGCCTTCGGGTCTCCAAGGGGCTTCGGGGCGGCGTGGAACGTTCTTGCGCCTCCCCCGAGGCCTCCCTGTGCCCGGATTGCCTGTGAGCAGCCCTTATGGCCTAGTGAACGGCGCGAATGTAGCGGAGCGTGAGCACGTCATCGCACACATCGACATTCATTCATCCGATCGTGTGAGGATTAGCTGTCGGGCTGACGCGGATCCGGCGGACGTACAGTGGCGTGGGCGCGCGACGGACCTGACGAAAGGTTCCTCCGCGTCCCCCGCACGGGGACCACCACGTGTCCGAGGAAGCTTCTAGGGAGGCGCTTACCGTGAGTGAGTTGCGGTTCGTCCGCATGGGATTCGGTGCCGAGGCCGTCGAGTACCAGGAGGCGTGGGACGAGCAGCGCCGCGTGCACGCGGCCCGGTTCCTGGACGAGGTCCCCGACACCTGTCTGCTCCTGGAGCACCCCCCGGTGTACACCGCGGGCCGGCGCACGGCGGACAACGAGCGGCCCCTGGACGGCACTCCCGTCATCGACGTGGACCGCGGCGGCAAGATCACCTGGCACGGTCCGGGCCAGCTGGTCGGCTACCCCATCCAGAAGCTCCCGCGTCCCGTGGACGTCGTAGCCCACGTACGCCGTCTGGAAGAGGCGCTCATCCGCACCTGCGCGGAGTTCGGCCTGGAGACGAGCCGGGTCGAGGGCCGCAGCGGCGTCTGGATCCTCGGTGACGCCAAGGACCCCGCCCAGGGGGCCCCCGCGCTCGGGGGACTCTCCCTCGACTTCGACCCCCGGCTCCAGGACGAGGAGTTCGACCCCCGGCTCAACGGCCCGGAGTACGCCCCGTCCAACGCGGGCCAGCGCCGCGAGGACCGCAAGATCGCCGCGATCGGCATCCGCGTCGCCAAGGGCGTCACCATGCACGGCTTCGCGCTGAACGTGAACCCGGACAACGCCTGGTTCGACCGGATCATCCCGTGCGGCATCCGCGACGCGGGCGTCGCCTCGCTCGCGGGCGAGCTGGGCCGTGACGTGACCATCGACGAGGTCCTGCCGGTGGCCGAGAAGCACCTCGGGGACATCCTGGCGAACGCGGACCTGAAGCCGCGCGTCGTGGAACGCACCCCGGCGTAGAGCCGAGCCCGCGCGTCGTGGAAGGCACCCCGGGCCTGAGCCCGCGCCTCCACGGCGGAGACCCCTCGGGAATGCACCCCCGCTCCCGAAGGTTGCCCACCTCGGGGGCCGAGAACCGCACGGGCGTACCCTGGTGTACGCCGAAGAATCGAAGTTACAGGGAGCCGATGTGTCCGCAGTCGCACCCGACGGACGCAAGATGCTGCGCCTGGAGGTCCGGAACAGCCAGACCCCCATCGAGCGCAAGCCCGAGTGGATCAAGACCCGGGCGAAGATGGGCCCCGAGTACACGAAGATGCAGGCACTCGTGAAGAGCGAGGGCCTGCACACCGTCTGCCAGGAGGCGGGCTGTCCCAACATCTACGAATGCTGGGAAGACCGCGAGGCCACGTTCCTCATCGGCGGTGACCAGTGCACACGGCGCTGCGACTTCTGCCAGATCGACACCGGCAAGCCGGAGGCCCTGGACCGGGACGAGCCGCGCCGTGTCGGTGAGTCCGTCGTCACGATGGACCTGAACTACGCCACCATCACCGGCGTCGCCCGCGACGACCTGGAGGACGGCGGCGCCTGGCTGTACGCCGAGACGGTCCGCCAGATCCACGCGCAGACGGCCGGCCGCGAGGCCGGACGCACCAAGGTCGAACTGCTCGCCCCGGACTTCAACGCCGAGCCCGAGCAGCTCGCCGAGGTCTTCTCCTCGCGCCCCGAGGTCTTCGCGCACAACGTCGAGACGGTCCCGCGGATCTTCAAGCGGATCCGTCCGGGCTTCCGCTACGAGCGCTCGCTCAAGGTCATCACCGAGGCCCGTGACTACGGTCTGGTCACGAAATCGAACCTGATCCTCGGCATGGGCGAGACCCGCGAAGAGGTCAGCGAGGCGCTCCGGCAGCTGCACGGGGCGGGCTGCGAGCTCATCACGATCACGCAGTACCTGCGCCCCTCCGTGCGCCACCACCCCGTGGAGCGCTGGGTCAAGCCCCAGGAGTTCGTGGAGCTCAAGGAGGAGGCCGAGGAGATCGGCTTCTCCGGCGTCATGTCGGGCCCGCTGGTCCGCTCCTCGTACCGGGCCGGCCGCCTCTACCAGATGGCCATCGAGAAGCGCGGCGCGTACGTCGCCTCCCAGGCGGTCTGATCCCCCGAACGGCACACGTTGCGAAAGGAAAGCGGTGGCACCGAGTGCCACCGCTTTCGTGTGAATCCGCGCACAAGCAACTCGCCCTTCACAACGGCCCGTTCACACCCCCTCACGGCGTCCCCGCAGCTGAACGCGACGTCAGGAAGGGGGTAGGAAAACGACCCGCGGTATCAAGGTTTCATTGGTGTTTGACCGCTCGGTCACGTACTGGTAACACCAGTCAGTGACTCTGGTTCCACGTCACACACGTCCCCGTCCGAGCCGTCGATCCCTAGGGGGGATCTGCATCATGCAGGCCGCGCCCGTACGCGCCACCGCGATTCCGTCGTTCACCGATGCACTGCGTGCCGTCGAATCGCTGCTCATGAGCAGCGGGCAGCGCACCGCCCGCCGCAACGCCTGGACCTCCGTCCTGGAGGACCGCCGCCGCGCCAAGGACCGGGTCGAGGCGCAGCGCGTGCTGGAATCCGTCACCCGTTCCTGATCGGCGCCGGTCAGCGCCGGGCGATCCGGTCACGGCAGCCGCGGCCCCGCTCGCCCGGTACTGCCGTCGTCGGCACTTCGCGGGCCACGTAGACTCGTGGACATGGCGAGGAAGGAAACCGCAGCGGACGCTGCGAACCCCGGGCGACTCAAGCAGATCGCTCTGACGTACAAAATGACCCGCAAGGCCGATTCCAAGATCGGTCTTGTACTCGCGGCTGTCGGAATTCTCACCCTCGGTGTCTTCCTCGCGATCGGCTTCTTGATCGGCCACCCGGTCTATCTCGGCATTCTCGGGCTTCTGCTCGCCCTCCTCGCGACGGCGATCGTCTTCGGACGCAGGGCCGAGCGGGCCGCCTTCGGGCAGATGGAGGGCCAGCCGGGCGCGGCCGCGGCGGTGCTCGACAACGTCGGCCGAGGCTGGACCACGACCCCGGCGGTCGCGATGAACCGCAGCCAGGACGTGGTGCACCGCGCGGTCGGCAAGGCCGGCATCGTGCTGGTCGCCGAGGGCAACCCGAACCGGGTCAAGACCCTGCTGGCCGCCGAGAAGAAGAAGATGGCGCGGATCGTCTCGGACGTCCCGGTGCACGACATCCTCGTGGGCACCGGCGAGGGCCAGGTCGAGCTGAAGAAGCTCCGCACGACGATGCTGAAGCTGCCGCGTGTGCTCGCCGGCCCCCAGGTCACCGCGACCAACGACCGGCTGCGCGCGATGGGCGACCTGATGAGCAACATGCCGCTGCCGAAGGGCCCGATGCCCAAGGGCATGCGGATGCCGCGGGGCGGTCCCAAGCGGTGACGCTCGCGCCGGCTTGACCAGTCCTACGACGATGGGGCGCCCGGAATTCTCCGGGCGCCCCATCGTCGTTGCGGGCGCCCTCTCCG includes:
- the lipB gene encoding lipoyl(octanoyl) transferase LipB, with amino-acid sequence MSELRFVRMGFGAEAVEYQEAWDEQRRVHAARFLDEVPDTCLLLEHPPVYTAGRRTADNERPLDGTPVIDVDRGGKITWHGPGQLVGYPIQKLPRPVDVVAHVRRLEEALIRTCAEFGLETSRVEGRSGVWILGDAKDPAQGAPALGGLSLDFDPRLQDEEFDPRLNGPEYAPSNAGQRREDRKIAAIGIRVAKGVTMHGFALNVNPDNAWFDRIIPCGIRDAGVASLAGELGRDVTIDEVLPVAEKHLGDILANADLKPRVVERTPA
- the lipA gene encoding lipoyl synthase, with the translated sequence MSAVAPDGRKMLRLEVRNSQTPIERKPEWIKTRAKMGPEYTKMQALVKSEGLHTVCQEAGCPNIYECWEDREATFLIGGDQCTRRCDFCQIDTGKPEALDRDEPRRVGESVVTMDLNYATITGVARDDLEDGGAWLYAETVRQIHAQTAGREAGRTKVELLAPDFNAEPEQLAEVFSSRPEVFAHNVETVPRIFKRIRPGFRYERSLKVITEARDYGLVTKSNLILGMGETREEVSEALRQLHGAGCELITITQYLRPSVRHHPVERWVKPQEFVELKEEAEEIGFSGVMSGPLVRSSYRAGRLYQMAIEKRGAYVASQAV
- a CDS encoding SCO2195 family GlnR-regulated protein, with translation MQAAPVRATAIPSFTDALRAVESLLMSSGQRTARRNAWTSVLEDRRRAKDRVEAQRVLESVTRS
- a CDS encoding DUF4191 domain-containing protein — translated: MARKETAADAANPGRLKQIALTYKMTRKADSKIGLVLAAVGILTLGVFLAIGFLIGHPVYLGILGLLLALLATAIVFGRRAERAAFGQMEGQPGAAAAVLDNVGRGWTTTPAVAMNRSQDVVHRAVGKAGIVLVAEGNPNRVKTLLAAEKKKMARIVSDVPVHDILVGTGEGQVELKKLRTTMLKLPRVLAGPQVTATNDRLRAMGDLMSNMPLPKGPMPKGMRMPRGGPKR